From Theileria annulata chromosome 1, complete sequence, *** SEQUENCING IN PROGRESS ***, one genomic window encodes:
- a CDS encoding ubiquitin-conjugating enzyme, putative (Tap349e08.q2ks7.cand.56 - score = 20.82), whose amino-acid sequence MTSKGSHIRKQCDFTKLLMAGYDLELVNGSTQEFNVTFHGPNGTVYEDGVWQVHVILPDDYPFASPSIGFMNKMLHPNVDESSGSVCLDVINETWTPIYSLVNVFDVFLPQLLTYPNPSDPLNNEAAALMMLDKTTYEEKVREHVRIHASKEMWEKRRGFTNQESLSVTNDGEPSDIESTVDEAELEDF is encoded by the exons atgaCTTCCAAAGGTTCACACATAAGGAAGCAATGTGATTTTACAAAACT TCTAATGGCCGGTTACGACCTGGAATTGGTAAACGGCAGCACTCAGGAGTTCAACGTTACCTTTCATGGTCCTAACGGAA CTGTATATGAGGATGGAGTGTGGCAAGTCCACGTCATACTACCGGACGACTACCCTTTCGCGTCACCCTCAATAGGatttatgaataaaatgCTACATCCTAATGTAGATGAGTCATCGGGGTCAGTGTGCCTCGATGTCATAAATGAGACATGGACGCCAATATATA GCTTGGTTAACGTTTTTGACGTTTTCCTACCACAATTATTGACATACCCAAACCCATCGGATCCACTAAACAATGAGGCAGCGGCCTTAATGATGTTGGATAAAACAACATATGAAGAAAAAGTTAGAG aGCACGTAAGAATACACGCAAGTAAAGAAATGTGGGAGAAAAGGAGAGGATTCACTAATCAAGAATCATTATCAGTTACAAATGACGGAGAACCGAGTGACATAGAGAGCACAGTAGATGAAGCAGAGTTAGAAgatttctaa
- a CDS encoding uncharacterized protein (Tap349e08.q2ks7.cand.58 - score = 27.15;~11 probable transmembrane helices predicted for TA05755 by TMHMM2.0 at aa 9-28, 43-65, 72-91, 96-118, 125-147, 162-181, 249-271, 281-300, 307-329, 339-361 and 768-790) — MSSFRRDQIPVVVSGFMNFVWAFSSFLSVDMVKLYSYYFMHQVNFPTLYYSVFAFSFICFTFLRFNRVFTTVVIIWFNFLVHLLLVFLIFFPLKNIICYRLLFAFWSHLYALNLISTLYLASYNIGGINGLVMGAASSYFFGYLLLHGVERPSDFSIASRKATCNWFICIRCIFAIIAFIFYRDYLEYYFYFEYTDSVNNITMENLLKWFDGKCVDLMTAVRIDDLMPTHIDLNCIHELIKDSKSYQHLFLIYMGFCSTSFFSPFFSPTPIVLSIYVRDEICFIDYLAGFLGVIIAVMLHPHLNEQFNVVFLIHYILSGFLFFGFNTYYHDLYNRKIVLYSLSFFSSIIGTFVLVFSFINFLCQNLVFKCEKEKEKEKEDCQPCCLNDTGTCLCNKKNTNEPCVKPPHATCINIWLPFNNHNTFRDWTHSDCKFCLSQNYKNTKFKCTCCTGGKGNCCVCCCPECKNSINTCSCSQPCSESCGTECCCKEGKVCHYLLRNCVASCCPYCDYCLLFECVKLECVCPCSHQNHKPRIQNQNKDNGGNNNDSCLTKIKLKINNGDKHFYLCSYNQALKSEKLKELFCCKNTSSSSENCCCIKCCCEKEKICGKHFDIADYKTSSCCHYQLKIWISLRELNSTFHIGQQPFKNKYDQINSLVFTNQKCRECCEKCGCDSGKCKAVDVLKINEKDDNCEYGGYITSECKGDSSNCKCCCCCCVSTSGTSNCQCCCGCCSSTSGCSKKKCCAMKILPTNLPYHFREMDIKRSEIISLVCFSVVIFCFVKFIASIMISCKMKQYYLPINFKVNDFTEVQKLTLAKYDFKDYKSDSQYARRAFPDFEGDETYLVKYALDVEIQNFQQKTILIKDFMDELNTLRFDNWCEDMIKNRRKIIPGEYSELRFYAHFNSYLDFALKYLVFRDADLIYAYFKRYSPTWEVEWNDFEKRFLRNLKIYTDYSLSLNSVGYFDTNTDLQKIIDNRQISILKQLNARNEELTGYLTMNRHLTDELKKSTSEEKLPRHIDLWSFRLSLIREWSGDRSILLNWTAFTYSMEMILLWNDLFRLFYIQSFVSSYGSNGQRVNEL, encoded by the coding sequence ATGTCGAGTTTTAGGAGGGATCAAATCCCCGTGGTGGTGTCTGGCTTTATGAACTTTGTTTGGGCCTTCTCGTCATTTCTCAGTGTTGACATGGTTAAGCTGTATTCATACTACTTCATGCATCAAGTCAACTTCCCTACCCTGTACTATAGTGTTTTTGCTTTTTCATTCATTTgttttacatttttaagATTCAATAGAGTGTTTACAACCGTAGTCATAATATGGttcaattttttagttCATTTGTTGTTAGtgtttttaatattcttcCCTCTCAAAAATATCATATGTTATAGATTACTATTTGCATTTTGGAGTCATCTGTATGCCTTAAATTTGATTTCAACATTATACCTAGCATCCTATAACATTGGTGGAATAAATGGCCTAGTTATGGGTGCTGCATCCTCATACTTTTTCGGATATTTGTTATTACACGGAGTTGAGCGGCCTTCAGACTTTAGTATCGCATCAAGGAAGGCTACTTGTAATTGGTTTATATGTATTAGATGTATATTTGCTATTATCgcctttattttttacagGGATTATTTGGAGTACTATTTCTACTTCGAATACACTGACTCTGTAAACAACATAACCATGGAGAATTTGCTTAAGTGGTTTGATGGGAAATGTGTTGATTTAATGACAGCAGTAAGAATAGATGATCTTATGCCTACCCATATAGATTTAAATTGCATTcatgaattaataaaagaCTCCAAATCTTACCAgcatttatttttaatttacatGGGATTTTGTTCAACGTCATTTTTTTCACCTTTTTTCAGTCCAACCCCAATAGTTTTATCAATTTATGTTAGAGAtgaaatttgttttattgATTATTTGGCGGGGTTCCTTGGAGTAATCATCGCTGTAATGTTACATCCGCATCTCAATGAACAATTTAACgtagtatttttaatacattatatactttctggatttttgttttttggTTTCAACACTTATTATCatgatttatataatagaaaaattgtattatacTCTTTGTCGTTCTTCTCATCTATAATAGGGACGTTCGTTCTTgttttttcatttattaacttTCTCTGTCAGAACCTTGTATTTAAATGTgaaaaagaaaaagaaaaagaaaaagaagATTGCCAACCATGTTGTCTAAATGACACAGGAACGTGTTTGTGTAACAAAAAAAACACTAATGAACCATGCGTAAAACCTCCTCATGCTActtgtataaatatttggtTACCATTCAATAACCATAATACATTTCGCGATTGGACGCATAGTGATTGTAAATTTTGTCTCtctcaaaattataaaaatacgAAATTTAAATGCACATGTTGTACAGGTGGTAAAGGAAATTGCTGTGTATGTTGCTGCCCTGAATGtaaaaattctataaaCACATGCTCTTGTTCACAACCCTGTTCAGAATCCTGTGGTACTGAATGTTGTTGTAAAGAAGGTAAGGTATGTCATTATTTGTTGAGAAACTGTGTTGCGTCATGTTGTCCATATTGTGATTATTGTCTATTGTTTGAATGTGTCAAACTTGAATGTGTTTGTCCATGCTCACACCAAAATCACAAACCAAGAAtacaaaatcaaaataaagataatggaggaaataataatgattcATGTTTAACCAAGATAAAACTAAAGATTAACAATGGTGACAAgcatttttatttatgttCATATAATCAAGCATTAAAATCAGAGAAATTGAAGGAGTTATTTTGCTGTAAAAATACATCGTCAAGTTCCGAAAATTGTTGTTGTATCAAATGTTGTTGTGAAAAGGAAAAGATTTGTGGTAAGCATTTTGATATCGCAGATTATAAAACGTCTTCTTGTTGTCATTatcaattaaaaatttggaTAAGCCTTAGAGAACTAAATAGTACTTTTCATATAGGCCAACAACcatttaaaaacaaatacgatcaaataaattcacTGGTTTTTACAAACCAAAAATGTAGAGAATGCTGCGAGAAATGTGGATGTGATAGTGGTAAATGTAAAGCGGTAGatgtattaaaaattaatgaaaaagaTGATAATTGTGAATATGGAGGATATATTACATCTGAATGTAAAGGTGATAGTTCAAATTGTAAATGCTGTTGTTGTTGTTGTGTCAGTACTTCTGGTACTTCAAATTGCCAGTGTTGTTGCGGTTGTTGTTCATCTACGAGTGGTTGTTCTAAAAAGAAATGTTGTGCAATGAAGATTCTTCCAACTAACTTACCATATCATTTCCGAGAGATGGATATAAAAAGGAGTGAGATAATATCGCTAGTGTGTTTTTCAGTagtaatattttgttttgTTAAGTTTATAGCCTCAATAATGATATCGTGTAAGATGAAACAATACTATCTTCCAATAAACTTTAAAGTTAATGATTTTACGGAGGTTCAAAAGCTAACCTTGGCtaaatatgattttaaagACTATAAATCAGATTCACAATATGCTAGAAGGGCGTTTCCGGATTTTGAAGGTGATGAAACTTATTTGGTAAAATATGCCTTAGACGTTGAGATCCAAAATTTTCAACAGAAAACTATTTTGATTAAAGATTTCATGGATGAGTTAAATACGCTGAGGTTCGATAATTGGTGTGAAGATATGATTAAAAATCGAAGGAAGATAATTCCAGGGGAGTATAGTGAATTGAGGTTTTACGCACACTTTAATTCATACCTTGATTTCGCATTGAAATACCTTGTGTTCAGAGATGCAGATTTAATATATGCATATTTTAAAAGGTATTCACCAACATGGGAAGTTGAGTGGAATGATTTCGAGAAAAGATTCCTTaggaatttaaaaatatatacagATTATTCTCTGAGCCTAAATAGTGTAGGATACTTTGATACAAACACGGATCTCCAAAAAATAATAGATAACAGACAGATATCGATATTAAAACAGTTAAACGCGAGAAATGAAGAGTTAACAGGTTATCTAACAATGAACAGACATTTGACTGATGAATTGAAAAAATCAACGTCAGAAGAAAAACTGCCGAGACATATAGATCTTTGGTCGTTTAGGTTATCGTTAATAAGGGAATGGTCAGGTGATAgatcaatattattaaattggaCGGCGTTCACATACTCGATGGAAATGATACTGCTGTGGAATGATCTGTTTAGACtgttttatatacaatCATTTGTATCATCGTATGGAAGTAATGGCCAAAGAGTTAATGAGttatga
- a CDS encoding (U6) snRNA-associated Sm-like protein, putative (Tap349e08.q2ks7.C.cand.69 - score = 10.97;~Signal peptide predicted for TA05750 by SignalP 2.0 HMM (Signal peptide probability 0.605, signal anchor probability 0.000) with cleavage site probability 0.591 between residues 21 and 22) produces the protein MSTIEASAVYLPLALIDKCLGSKIWIIMKNDKEITGTLRGFDDYMNMVLEDVVDYSFSADGVKTTELNDALVNGNNVAMLVPGGKPANLK, from the exons ATGTCGACAATTGAAGCCAGCGCCGTTTATCTTCCTTTGGCCCTCATCGATAAATGTCTCGGAAGTAAgatttggataataatgaagaatgATAAGGAGATAACGGGGACCTTAAGGGGTTTTGACGATTATATGAACATG GTTCTAGAGGATGTTGTCGACTATTCCTTCTCAGCTGACGGAGTCAAAACTACAGAATTAAACGATGCTTTAGTTAACGGAAACAATGTAGCAATGCTGGTCCCAGGCGGAAAACCTGCAAACCTCAAATGA
- a CDS encoding aspartyl protease, putative (Tap349e08.q2ks7.cand.55 - score = 36.33;~Signal peptide predicted for TA05735 by SignalP 2.0 HMM (Signal peptide probability 0.799, signal anchor probability 0.000) with cleavage site probability 0.444 between residues 20 and 21), producing the protein MLLYYIIVFFVLSRTTIINCIPASDSLKQPLYEIQLHKPEGSDEHYYKILNAERYSQFSTKFYDLKNVLSSTISLKADYTSRLWATYYGNIILGSNNNERNSFKVLFDTGSSEFWVPYEMCLSQQCLNRKRYHKGSEWIAKHDKHGNYVPLEIKYLSGQIDAIDGTATVNLMNGITLKDVNVGLATNIDIPFLDNAHWDGIVGLGFKTKDMESRGSRPLFESIMYNKSLYPNFRNQVAYYVTKNGGNISFGGINPNYKRSLDDEFLWAPVVKDSIYWTLKLKNIKIKNNIDKKVNSLVKQYEFTSLMSKIDDVKVIMDTGSFLIYAPQSMGPLLSRLQVSSCKEMNDKPSLIFVLEGNKGSDVNLELRPEDYTIMYEGSQGEKHCSLGIVPDNQQEELGFSAWTFGELFMRAYYTVYDYESREVGFAPSKKSD; encoded by the exons GAAACAGCCATTATACGAGATTCAACTTCATAAACCCGAGGGTTCAGATgaacattattataaaattctcAATGCTGAGAGATATTCACAGTTTTCAACAAAGTTCTATGACTTAAAGAACGTGTTATCTAGcacaatttcattaaaGGCTGATTACACATCAAGGCTATGGGCAACATACTATGGAAATATAATTCTTGGTTCAAACAATAATGAAAGGAATTCCTTTAAGGTTTTGTTTGATACAGGCTCTTCGGAGTTTTGGGTCCCTTACGAAATGTGCCTATCTCAGCAGTGCCTAAATCGTAAAAGGTATCATAAAGGGTCTGAATGGATAGCCAAACACGACAAGCATGGGAACTATGTTCCCTTAGAAATTAAGTATTTATCAGGACAAATTGATGCAATTGATGGAACAGCCACAGTAAATCTTATGAATGGAATTACTTTGAAGGATGTTAATGTAGGACTTGCT ACCAATATTGACATACCATTTTTGGATAATGCACACTGGGATGGAATTGTTGGTTTGGGTTTCAAAACCAAAGATATGGAATCAAGAGGTTCAAGACCACTTTTTGAGTCAATTATGTACAATAAATCGCTATACCCAAATTTCAGAAATCAAGTCGCCTATTATGTGACAAAAAATG GCGGAAATATATCATTTGGTGGAATAAatccaaattataaaagATCTCTTGATGACGAATTCTT ATGGGCTCCAGTTGTAAAGGATTCCATTTACTGGACTCttaaattgaaaaatatcaagattaaaaataatattgacAAAAAAGTCAATTCATTGGTCAAACAATATGAATTTACAAGTCTTATGAGTAAAATAGATG ATGTAAAGGTAATCATGGATACAG GCTCATTCCTTATTTATGCACCTCAG aGCATGGGACCACTTCTTAGTCGGTTACAGGTTTCCTCTTGTAAGGAAATGAATGACAAGCCAAGCCTAATTTTCGTACTTGAAGGAAATAAAGGATCAG aTGTGAATTTGGAGCTAAGACCTGAAGATTACACAATTATGTATGAAGGATCTCAAGGGGAAAAGCACTGTTCGCTTGGAATTGTACCGGATAATCAACAGGAG GAATTGGGGTTTAGTGCCTGGACTTTTGGAGAG TTGTTCATGAGAGCCTATTACACTGTGTACGATTATGAATCCAGGGAAGTAGGTTTTGCACCGAGTAAGAAATCAGACTAG
- a CDS encoding recombinational repair (RAD54) protein (Tap349e08.q2ks7.cand.57 - score = 94.86), with protein MRTLFPHEKRLRLTNGSEEDSNNGNGYYGSNICLIRAPLFNFLSVEAGTPIILKPFKSPLEGHQPGVSEESQRKTLGCRIKSDTKSFLKDFRTGIYLEKPESLEDLPPDNPLVLYTSDPEDEVQVEIKVDSILSRFLRDHQRQGVQFIFDCLMGLKGFNGRGCILADDMGLGKTLQSITVMWTLLNQGLDNKPGKTHNYTSSTAARKCAIICPASLVNNWESEIKKWLRGKCPCTAVAESSKEKVISSFQGFKYDRTSKVIISSYETYRLHCSYLEGVNIDLLICDEAHRLKNDKTRTSQSISTSSAQMRLMLSGTPIQNDLNEFYSLVSLCNPDVLGDVNNFRRNFANPILIGREPYATPAEQQKASERLAELSNITNQFVLRRTNALLAKVLPPKIILNVFCNLTDVQKDIYKSFVNSKRWKNIMNQDRVESRALSAIQSLMKLCNHPYLIKRGGLMSSPDVDSLLLDIENATKSSKYKCCRCDLSGKFLVLFRLLYQIRKNSNDRVVIISNYTQTLDLFERLCKECSYPFERLDGGTSIKKRHKLVTTFNDPNSNSFVFLLSSKAGGCGINLIGANRLVLFDPDWNPANDKQALARVWRDGQTKVCYIYRFFSTGTIEEKIYQRQICKDGLSSMLVTDGINELKDSLSGEYLKNLFEYKEEVLSDTHDLIECKRCSHEDGMFLKQKDMLGTVMHVPQLKEFLEDDLNTWAHHADLTTIPDQYLVNAATKNEPQIQYEDMRLSDDFVPVSFVMACRIEFQDTEESVDVENMSVKKIAKSDTVSTTFDSDNEDYVPTQETIESDE; from the exons ATGAGAACTCTATTTCCGCATGAGAAGCGTCTTAGATT AACTAATGGTAGTGAAGAGGATTCGAATAACGGCAATGg aTACTACGGGAGTAATATATGCCTGATCCGAGCGCCGCTGTTTAATTTCCTCTCAGTAGAGGCAGGAACACCAATTATCCTAAAACCATTCAAAAGCCCATTAGAGGGGCACCAACCAg GTGTGAGCGAAGAATCCCAGAGAAAAACACTGGGATGCAGAATCAAATCAGATACGAAATCGTTCCTAAAAGACTTCAGAACAGGAATTTACTTAGAAAAGCCAGAATCATTAGAAGACCTTCCACCCGATAACCCATTGGTGCTATACACATCAGACCCCGAAGATGAAGTACAAGTAGAAATCAAGGTGGACTCAATTCTTTCAAG aTTCCTGAGAGATCATCAAAGACAAGGTGTACAGTTCATATTTGACTGTTTGATGGGTTTAAAAGGGTTTAATGGAAGAGGATGTATCTTAGCTGATGATATGG GTCTTGGTAAGACTCTACAAAGTATCACAGTTATGTGGACACTCTTAAACCAAGGGCTGGATAATAAGCCTGGTAAGACTCATAATTACACATCTAGCACAGCTGCAAGAAAATGCGCAATCATTTGCCCGGCAAGTCTGGTAAACAACTGGGAAAGTGAAATAAAGAAATGGCTAAGAGGAAAATGCCCATGTACAGCAGTAGCAGAGTCCAGTAAGGAAAAGGTGATTTCATCATTCCAGGGATTCAAATACGATAGAACA TCGAAAGTAATCATATCCTCATATGAAACTTATCGGCTTCACTGTTCATATCTCGAAGGAGTTAATATCGATTTACTAATCTGTGATGAAGCGCACA GGcttaaaaatgataaaacGAGGACATCTCAGAGCATTTCAACATCCTCAGCACAAATGAGACTAATGCTCAGTGGCACACCAATCCAG AATGATCTGAATGAGTTCTACTCACTAGTATCGCTGTGTAACCCAGATGTGCTTGGAGATGTAAACAACTTTAGAAGAAACTTTGCA AATCCAATACTTATTGGAAGGGAGCCGTATGCGACGCCAGCAGAACAACAAAAG GCATCCGAGAGATTGGCTGAACTATCAAACATCACTAACCAATTTGTTCTCAGAAGAACAAACGCACTTCTGGCCAAAGTTCTACCACCAAAAATCATTTTG aaCGTGTTCTGTAATTTGACGGATGTTCAAAAGGATATTTACAAATCGTTTGTAAATTCTAAAAG GTGGAAGAATATAATGAACCAGGATAGAGTTGAAAGCAGAGCGCTTTCAGCTATACAATCACTAATGAAGTTATGTAACCACCCATACTTGATAAAGAGAGGTGGACTTATG TCATCGCCAGATGTGGATTCACTGTTGCTAGATATTGAAAACGCAACTAAATCCTCAAAATACAAATGTTGCAGATGCGACCTTTCAGGGAAATTCCTTGTCCTGTTTAGATTACTCTACCAAATCAGAAAAAACAGCAATGATAGAGTAGTGATAATAAGTAATTACACTCAAACACTGGATTTATTTGAGAGGCTTTGCAAGGAGTGTAGTTACCCATTCGAGAGATTGGATGGAGGAACAAGCATTAAAAAGAGGCATAAATTAGTGACG ACCTTTAACGACCCGAATTCCAACAGTTTTGTATTCCTCTTGAGTTCTAAAGCTGGAGGTTGCggtattaatttaattggAGCAAATCGCCTTGTACTATTTGATCCGGATTGGAACCCAGCAAATGATAAACAg GCGCTTGCTCGTGTTTGGAGAGATGGCCAAACGAAAGTGTGTTATATTTACCGGTTCTTTAGCACAGGAACAATTGAGGAGAAGATTTACCAG agACAAATATGTAAGGATGGCCTGAGCTCAATGTTGGTAACTGACGGAATCAACGAGTTGAAGGATAGTTTATCAGGTGAATACCTCAAGAACTTGTTCGAATACAAGGAAGAAGTTCTTTCCGACACTCATGACCTTATCGAATGCAAGAGATGCTCCCACGAGGATGGTAtgtttttaaaacaaaaagATATGTTAGGGACAGTAATGCATGTGCCTCAACTGAAGGAGTTTTTGGAGGACG aCCTGAACACATGGGCCCATCACGCTGATCTGACGACTATTCCCGACCAATACCTTGTTAATGCAGCCACTAAAAATGAACCTCAAATCCAATATGAGGACATGAGGTTGAGTGATGACTTCGTCCCAGTGTCGTTTGTGATGGCCTGTAGAATCGAATTTCAGGATACAGAAGAAAGCGTGGATGTAGAAAATATGAGTGTAAAG aaaattgCCAAATCTGATACGGTGTCAACTACATTTGATTCCGATAATGAAGACTACGTGCCAACTCAGGAAACTATAGAATCAGATGAATGA